In the genome of Natronorubrum daqingense, the window GTCCCGTTCCTGATCGTACTCGAGCAAGCCGGAATCGACGAGTCTCGGGAGGTGATCGTGATACAGCGAGATGTAGACCTCGTGGACGCGTTCGGCCGAAATGCTCGAGACGGGTTTGCCCGTTTCACGAACGGCGACCTCCTCGGCGGCGTCCGGTAGCGTAATCGGTTCACCGAACGTGCGCATGACGTCGACGAGAAGCCGTCGGCGTTGCTCGGCAAGGAGGCGAAACACCTCGTCGACAGTCGTCGCCGTCGTCTCGCATGTATCGAGGGTGTCGAGAATCGTCAGCGCAAACTCGACACAGTCACTCTCGGAATGGGACGTAGCAGTCATGCATGTTCTCCGTTGGACCGCTCGAGGCAGACGGATACCCAGTGAAGGGCCGATAGTGGGGGTTAGCGGGACGGTTAGGGAAATCCGCACCCGTCTTGCGGTCGAGGGTTCGTACCGATTTCTCGGCGTCGCACTAAATATTAGTACCGAATCCGTTTCAGGTTGTCACCGGCCGTTGATCTATCCACAGTCGTGACGTGTTACTCGATCGTGAACGCCGGCTCGGAAACGGATTCGCTCTTGCAACTGGGGCAACGCGATGGAACGTTCAACAGGTCGTCGAACGAGTCGAATCCACAGTCACGACACGTCGGCGGGGCGACGAGGAACCGTTCGTCGGTTTCGTCGCCGTCGATCGAACGGGAAACGTGCTCGACGTGACGGAGGACCGACTCGGGTGTCAAGTCTAGCTCCACGGCCAGTTCACTCGGCGTCGCGGGTTCCGCTCTGAGCGCACCGGCCAGTCGCTGTCGCGTCGTTTCGTCGGCCTCGCGCATACCTCGAGCAAACGGCCGGCGGGCACTTACGTCTCCTGCTTTGGTTGGTTCGCGGGCGTGCTCACCGTTGAAAGGACAAACCACTTACCGTACCCAGCGGAATACTCGTGCTATGAAAGCCGTCGTCCTCGCCGGCGGGTACGCGACGCGGATGTGGCCGATTACGAAACACCGGCCGAAGATGTTCCTCCCCATCGGCGAATCGACCGTCATCGACCGTATCTTCGCCGAACTCGAGGCGGACGAGCGAATCGACGAAGTGTACGTCAGCACCAACGAGCGTTTCGCCGCCGACTTCGAGGCGCACCTAGCCTCGAGCGAGTTCGAAAAACCGACGCTCTCGATCGAACAGACGGACGAAGAAGACGACAAGTTCGGCGTCGTCGGCGCACTCGCCCAGCTTATCGAGCGAGAGGAGGTCGACGACGACCTGCTCGTCATCGCCGGGGACAACCTGATCAGTTTCGACGTCTCCGACTTTCTGGATTACTTCGAGGGCGTCGACTCGCCGACGCTGGCCGCCTACGACGTCGGATCGCGCGAAAAAGCGAAATCCTACGGCCTCGTCGAACTCGAGGACGACCGCGTCGTCGACTTTCAGGAGAAACCCGAGACGCCAAAGAGCACGCTGGTCTCGATCGCCTGCTACGCGTTTCCCCGCGACTCGCTCTCGTTGCTATCGACGTACCTCGAAGAAGGGAACAATCCGGACGAACCCGGCTGGTTCGTCCAGTGGCTCCAAAATCGCGAACCGACGTACGCCTACACGTTCGAAGGCGCGTGGTTCGACATCGGTACCCCCGAAAGCTATCTCGACGCCGTCGCCTGGCACTTAGACGGTGACTCGTTGATCGCCGATTCGGCGGCCCTCGAGAACGTCTCGATCGGCGATAACGTCCACGTGATGGGCGACGTCTCACTCGAGAACACGACGCTCGAGCACGCCGTGATTTTCCCGTCGGCGACGGTCCACAACGGCAACATCCGACGGTCGATCATCGACGAGGGAACCCACCTCGAGGACTTAGACCTCGCGGGCGCGCTCATCGGTGCCCACACGACCATCACGAACGGCTCGCCGTAGTAGTCGGAACGCAGACACCTCGATGGCCTCTCGTCCTACGCATTTGCTGGAGAACCGGGAGTCCCACTCGAGAGAAGCGACGAGACTCGATGTGGCGATACAGCTATACGTCTCCCGTGTGACGTGTTCGGACGAGAGACATGAACGAGGCGGTTCAGAACGTCCTCGATCAGTACGCAACTGCCAGTTCAGGCGAGCAACTCGCGAGGGCGTTTCGCGAGTACCAGCGGTGGACGGGCGACGAACCGCGACTCCTCGTAGCCGAGGTCGCCGCCTCGACGACCGGCCAGCGGTTTCTCAGCGGGGTCAAGCCGGCTGTCGACTCGTTTCGAGAAGCGTTCGTGGAAACGGATCGCGTCGATTCGTTTGCCACACTCGCTGCACTCGAGGTCGACGACGAGGACCTCCTCGAGGCGTTCAGCGTCCGTCGGAATCGAACCGTGTTACTCAAGACCGCACGCGTACTCGCCGAGCGACCCGAGAACGACGACCTCGAGTCGCTGGTCGGCTGGGCCAGGTCCGCGGACCACTACCGCTACGATTCGGACCCGATCGGCTCGATTTCCGGCGTCGGCCCCTCGAGCTTTCAGTACCTCCGCCAACTCGCCGGCGTCGAGACGATCAGGCCAACCTCGACGGTCGCCACGTTGATCGAATCGGTAGCCGCGGAACTCGAGGCTGCGCCGCTCGATACGTCGACGAACATTCGAACGATCGCTTCGGGCGAGTGGCTGTCGTTCGTCTCGTCGTATTCGCCCCTCGAGATCGATCGACTGGCGTGGTGTGCCTTTGCGGACGAGGAGACTCAACGAGCCATCGCAGCCGTCCACGAGGGCACAGACGAATCGACGTGAGTCGCGCCGCGGTGGCGTCGTCCGCTCGTGTCGAGACAGAGCGGTTGATCAGAGGTAGTCCTCGGCCGCCATCGCATACTCGAGCCTAACGAGTCGGCCATCCACGTCACTGTCTTCGACTTCGAACTCGTCTCCGCTCTGTTCTGCGTGGATTTCGGATTCGAGTCGCTCGTTGTCGGCGTACTCCTCGTCTGCGTACAAAACGGCGAGATCGACGTGCGCCTCCTCGCCGTCAACCGATGCGACCGAGGCGTCCGCGACTGGGGAACTGTCGGGTTCGTCCTCGAGGGACGACTCGGCGTATCCGGTGATCGTCGTGTGCGTCCCCGCCTCAATTTCGTCGGTTATCCGCGCGAAATCGTCGCTCGTGTCGACGAAGCGCGCTTCGTCGCCGTTGTACGTATCGATCGCGAGTTCGAGTAACTCGCGACTCGCGTCGTCTGGCGCAGCGATTCCGGGCATGGCAACGAGGAACGTTCCGTCGGACGCGAACATCGTCTCGCCGTCTTCGTCGAACGCGATATCGAACTCCTCGTGGCCGTCTTCCGACGATGCGTCAAGCGCCTCGAAGACGTCATCGGCGTCGAACGATCCAGCCAAGATTTCGATCGGGGCGATGGAAACGAACGATTCGACGTCGTCGGCCTCCAGTTCGTCGTGAAACGTCCCCTCGAGTAGCTCCCGAAATACATCCTCGTCGTGCGGGTCGTCCCCGGCCAGGAGTGTCTCGATGTCGATTGCTAGTACCGTAATGTTCGGTTCGTCGAGTGTTTCCGGATCGAACGTCCACTCCCTGTAATCGAGCGATTCGTCGGTGTGAGTGTCGACGACGGGGAGCTCGCTACAGCCCGCGAGTGCCGCCATCGTTGCACTCCCAAGTACTCCCGTTCCCATCCCCAACACGTCGCGTCTCGAGTTCATTCACTCGGAAATAGTTACTATTCGTATATATTCATTTTGATTGAATGTATTGAACGTATCGTTAAAGTGCGAAAGGTCTCCCAGCCGACTTGGCACACTGGCGCCCGTCTTCGATTACATCGGCATTCCCTGTAGCTGCTCGAGGCCCTGTTCCGCGTCTCGTTTCGTCTGTTCCAGCGGATCGACGATCTCACCGGGCAGATCCATTCGATCCGCGAGCGTCAACAGCGTCTCGAGTTTCGTGATCTCGAGGCGTTCGATCGCCCGTCCGAGTTCCGCATCTGCGAGATCGCCCAGAATGGGGTCCATCAGGTCGTCGACGATCGCCTCGCGTTCGCTTCGCAAGCCGTCGAGCGACGAACTCTCGATCGGTCCGGGCTCTACCTGTAGCCCCTCGAAAATCGGCTCGAGTCTGGCGATCTGATCGCTCGTCGTCTCGCTGTGAGCCACGTAGTACTCCTCGAGATCCTCGTCGGTGGCTGACTCGGCGAGTTGTGCCTGTAGCTCCTCGAGTTCGCGTTCGATGTGGTAGAGTTCGCGCAACTCTCGAACGAAGAGGTCTCGTTCTGATTCAATCATGCAGGCGGTGTCTCATCGTCACACGGCATAGCAATTCGGCCGTCGCACGAAACGTCTCCCCGGTCGACGCGTTCGTCCCACCGTGTCCCGTTCGGGTGGTTCACGGCGTTCACCACCGCTCACGCAAAAATCTGTCTGGCGAGAGCATCGCTCTCGCTGACCTTCGCTCACTCCGTTTGCGAAGAGACCAAAAAGCCGCTCGTTCGCTTCGCTCACTCGCGGGTCGATACCGCTTAGTCGGATGTTACTCGAGCACTGTCGCCCTCACTCGAGTCGCGCGTCGGTAATCTGTAACCGTCCGCGCGTTCCATCCCACTCGGTCTCGTACTCGAGGTCGATTCGGCGCTCCATGTGTGGCCCATCCAAAACCAGTGTCTCTGAACCACCTTTTTCCGTTCGGGTGGTTCACGCCGTTCACCACCGCTCACGCAAAAATCTGGACCAAAAAAGCCGCTCGTTCGCGTTGCTCACTCGCGGGACAACAACGTTCAGTGTGGATGTCACTCGAGTCGCGCGTCAGTAATCTCCAACCGTCCGCGTGTTCCGTCCCACTCAGTTTCGTACTCGAGGTCGATTCGGCGCTCCATATGCGGGCCATCCAAAACCAGTGTCTCGAATTCGCCACCCTCCCCCAGGATGTGAACGCCGTACTCCTCGTTCAGGGCCTCGAGTTCCCTGATCGCGTCGTGATCGAGCGTTCTGCCGAGCCACGACTCGTCGAGTCCGTGGGCTGCGACCTGGATGATCGCGATTTCGAACCCGGCCTCGAGCATCGCGTCGACGAGGTCGCGCGGATCTTCCTGCCAGAGCGGAGCGAACAACTCGCAGCCGAGCCGGTCGCACATCGCTTCGATACGACTCGTCTGGTACTCGCTCTCGACGGCACCGGCCGTGACTCCGGCGATTCCTTCCTCGAGTTCTCGATCGAGGTCGACGAGTGCGGCCTCGAGTGGCTCGAGTTCCGCATCACCCTGCGCGCCCGAATCGACCGTCTCCTCGGCCTCGAAATCGGCGGGCTCGACGTCGATCAGGGGAATTCCAGTACTGTCGGCCGCCAACGCGGCGAGGTCCGTCGCCGGTACGTGATACATGTAGGAGTCGCCCGTCGGATGAACGGTGACCAGGTGTGAGACGTCGAGTCCCTCCTCGAGTGCCCGATA includes:
- a CDS encoding diphthine--ammonia ligase, producing MSDADGTWISLFSGGKDSSWALYRALEEGLDVSHLVTVHPTGDSYMYHVPATDLAALAADSTGIPLIDVEPADFEAEETVDSGAQGDAELEPLEAALVDLDRELEEGIAGVTAGAVESEYQTSRIEAMCDRLGCELFAPLWQEDPRDLVDAMLEAGFEIAIIQVAAHGLDESWLGRTLDHDAIRELEALNEEYGVHILGEGGEFETLVLDGPHMERRIDLEYETEWDGTRGRLEITDARLE
- a CDS encoding sugar phosphate nucleotidyltransferase, which translates into the protein MKAVVLAGGYATRMWPITKHRPKMFLPIGESTVIDRIFAELEADERIDEVYVSTNERFAADFEAHLASSEFEKPTLSIEQTDEEDDKFGVVGALAQLIEREEVDDDLLVIAGDNLISFDVSDFLDYFEGVDSPTLAAYDVGSREKAKSYGLVELEDDRVVDFQEKPETPKSTLVSIACYAFPRDSLSLLSTYLEEGNNPDEPGWFVQWLQNREPTYAYTFEGAWFDIGTPESYLDAVAWHLDGDSLIADSAALENVSIGDNVHVMGDVSLENTTLEHAVIFPSATVHNGNIRRSIIDEGTHLEDLDLAGALIGAHTTITNGSP
- a CDS encoding transcriptional regulator; this encodes MREADETTRQRLAGALRAEPATPSELAVELDLTPESVLRHVEHVSRSIDGDETDERFLVAPPTCRDCGFDSFDDLLNVPSRCPSCKSESVSEPAFTIE
- a CDS encoding DUF7344 domain-containing protein; amino-acid sequence: MTATSHSESDCVEFALTILDTLDTCETTATTVDEVFRLLAEQRRRLLVDVMRTFGEPITLPDAAEEVAVRETGKPVSSISAERVHEVYISLYHDHLPRLVDSGLLEYDQERDMVFPAALRDLTF
- a CDS encoding DUF892 family protein is translated as MIESERDLFVRELRELYHIERELEELQAQLAESATDEDLEEYYVAHSETTSDQIARLEPIFEGLQVEPGPIESSSLDGLRSEREAIVDDLMDPILGDLADAELGRAIERLEITKLETLLTLADRMDLPGEIVDPLEQTKRDAEQGLEQLQGMPM